The following are encoded in a window of Salinibacter grassmerensis genomic DNA:
- a CDS encoding TrkH family potassium uptake protein — protein sequence MIVGRRLRRVSSVLGPVLKWFSAVFLVPVAVALYHDTTVVPFLVPLGVSFGTGALAEWIGGDSELTVQDGFLLVTLTWILVSLLGSIPYLLSGTGSFATPINAVFESFSGFSATGSTVLLDISIAKHGAALMMWRQLTQWIAGMGILALAVAVLPRLSAGGAQFLDAEVPGPRLERLTPHIAETARRLWLLYIGCSVVLLALLLAVHYAGLAPRMTPYQALAHVFTTIPSGGFSPQARSVEAFAPTVQWIIIPFMFVAAMNFTLLWQAIISDPTAPARDAEFRVYLSVFAVGSLLVSTMLWSNGQFGGLEETLRHGTFQTATLLTTTGYASTDFAVWSEEILVVLLLLMFASGCVGSTSGGLKLMRWTVGFKVIGRELFQMIHPSSVRPMWLGRRAVKEPVVRGILIVILTYLLLVVGGTGFIAVDAHRVGIDLALNEAFSGTLVVLGNIGPGFGAVGPMGGFEALPVPTKLFMCLLMVAGRLEVMTFLVVLSPSYWRG from the coding sequence ATGATTGTAGGTCGTCGACTCCGTCGGGTTAGCAGTGTGTTGGGGCCGGTCCTCAAATGGTTCTCGGCTGTTTTTCTGGTGCCGGTCGCCGTGGCTCTGTACCACGACACCACCGTGGTGCCCTTCCTAGTGCCGCTCGGGGTCTCGTTCGGAACGGGCGCCCTCGCGGAATGGATTGGGGGCGACAGCGAGCTCACGGTCCAGGACGGCTTCCTGCTCGTGACCCTCACCTGGATTCTGGTCTCGCTCCTCGGGAGCATTCCCTACCTCCTCAGCGGCACGGGCAGCTTCGCCACGCCCATCAACGCCGTCTTCGAGAGCTTCAGCGGCTTTTCGGCGACCGGGTCGACGGTCCTGCTCGACATCTCGATCGCGAAGCACGGGGCGGCGCTCATGATGTGGCGCCAGCTCACGCAGTGGATTGCCGGCATGGGCATTCTCGCGCTGGCGGTCGCCGTTCTGCCACGCCTGTCGGCCGGGGGCGCCCAGTTTCTTGACGCGGAGGTGCCCGGCCCGCGCCTAGAGCGGCTGACCCCACACATCGCCGAGACGGCCCGGCGCCTGTGGCTGCTGTACATTGGGTGTTCGGTGGTGCTCCTGGCGCTGCTCCTCGCCGTGCACTACGCCGGGCTCGCCCCCCGCATGACGCCGTACCAGGCCCTCGCACACGTCTTTACCACGATTCCCTCCGGCGGCTTCTCGCCGCAGGCCCGGAGCGTCGAGGCCTTCGCCCCCACGGTGCAGTGGATCATCATCCCGTTCATGTTCGTGGCGGCGATGAATTTTACGCTGCTCTGGCAGGCGATCATATCCGACCCGACGGCCCCCGCCCGCGACGCGGAGTTTCGGGTCTACCTCTCGGTCTTTGCCGTCGGAAGCCTCCTGGTGAGCACCATGCTGTGGAGCAACGGACAGTTCGGGGGCCTCGAAGAAACGCTCCGGCACGGCACCTTCCAGACGGCAACCCTGCTTACCACCACGGGCTACGCAAGCACTGACTTTGCGGTATGGAGCGAGGAGATTCTCGTGGTCCTGCTCCTCCTCATGTTTGCCAGCGGGTGTGTCGGCAGCACGTCCGGCGGCCTCAAGCTCATGCGGTGGACCGTCGGCTTCAAGGTGATCGGCCGCGAACTCTTCCAGATGATTCATCCGTCGTCCGTCCGCCCGATGTGGCTGGGGCGCCGCGCGGTGAAGGAGCCGGTGGTGCGGGGCATTCTCATCGTGATCCTAACGTATCTCCTCCTGGTGGTCGGCGGCACCGGCTTTATTGCCGTGGATGCCCACCGGGTGGGGATCGACCTTGCCCTGAACGAGGCCTTTTCCGGCACGCTGGTGGTGCTGGGCAACATCGGCCCGGGCTTCGGCGCCGTCGGGCCCATGGGCGGGTTCGAGGCCCTGCCGGTTCCGACAAAGCTCTTCATGTGCCTCCTCATGGTGGCGGGCCGGCTGGAGGTGATGACGTTCCTGGTGGTCCTGAGTCCCAGTTACTGGCGCGGATAG
- a CDS encoding SDR family NAD(P)-dependent oxidoreductase, with protein sequence MDTSRTALVTGGNRGIGLAICEGLADRGLRVVMGSRDEKEGEDAAAPIRERGGSVRVEQLDVIETASIEACKERLDADDVAVDVLVNNAGVYLDGDALEVSIDQLDQAWTVNTRGPWLLVKAFVPDMIERGYGRVVNVSSGSGSFGEGLDTNHAAYSAAKAGLNALTMTLDDTLPDGPDVKVNSMGPGWVHTRMGGEAAPRTPEEGADTALWLATLSADGPSGGFFRDRERIPW encoded by the coding sequence ATGGATACCAGCCGAACGGCCCTCGTCACGGGGGGCAACCGGGGAATTGGGCTCGCGATCTGCGAAGGCCTTGCCGACCGGGGCCTGCGCGTTGTCATGGGTTCCCGCGATGAGAAGGAGGGGGAGGACGCCGCGGCCCCTATTCGGGAGCGCGGCGGATCGGTGCGTGTGGAGCAGCTCGACGTGATTGAGACCGCCTCGATCGAGGCCTGCAAGGAGCGTTTGGACGCGGACGACGTGGCGGTCGACGTGCTCGTCAACAATGCGGGCGTCTACCTGGACGGCGACGCGCTGGAGGTCTCGATTGACCAGCTCGACCAGGCGTGGACGGTCAATACGCGCGGTCCATGGTTGCTGGTGAAGGCCTTCGTGCCCGACATGATCGAGCGGGGCTACGGCCGCGTCGTGAACGTGTCGTCCGGATCGGGGTCCTTCGGGGAGGGGCTCGACACGAATCACGCCGCCTACTCGGCCGCAAAGGCGGGCCTAAACGCCCTGACGATGACCCTCGACGACACGCTGCCCGACGGGCCCGACGTCAAGGTCAATTCGATGGGGCCGGGATGGGTGCACACCCGCATGGGCGGCGAGGCGGCCCCGCGGACGCCCGAGGAAGGGGCCGACACGGCCCTCTGGCTGGCGACGCTTTCGGCAGACGGCCCGAGCGGGGGCTTTTTCCGCGACCGGGAGCGCATTCCGTGGTAG
- the trkA gene encoding Trk system potassium transporter TrkA: MKVVVIGVGQVGSSVAHALAGEHEVIAVDKNADRLEKIRSETDVLTYEGNGARVDVLESAEVQDADLVIGSTSDDRSNILICSTARAMNRGAFTIARVAETEYLATWSQLREAFNVDFMVGADHLTARNIVEVVGLPTARNVEHFGQGRVVMAEFTVPEASPIAGKTVEDLRLTDGVNFVAVFDDEHMEIVRGTTCLRPGIRLLVIGRPRQVEEFAGTLTPKTSVQSARRIMILGGGEIGYQTARMLEQRGLQPRLVEKDPDRAHALAQELPDTLVLQDDATDPKFLRRQGVADTDLVVSALTPDERNLLTSTLSRDLGAGRVLSVVHRDVYESVFTSSGIDTTVNPRREVIEEILRHTRVRGIEKITFVERDRGEVVEVELTAESPLVGHPIEEAVETVPHNFVLGAVIRDGEVLIPRGQTVLKSRDHLVMFVETDVSAEVLEAL; encoded by the coding sequence ATGAAGGTCGTCGTCATCGGCGTCGGACAGGTTGGTAGCAGCGTGGCCCACGCGCTGGCCGGAGAGCACGAGGTGATCGCGGTCGACAAGAACGCCGACCGCCTCGAGAAAATCCGGTCTGAAACCGATGTACTTACGTACGAGGGCAATGGGGCTCGGGTAGATGTGCTCGAATCCGCGGAGGTACAGGACGCCGATCTGGTGATTGGGAGCACGAGCGACGACCGGAGCAACATCCTGATCTGCAGCACGGCCCGCGCGATGAACAGGGGCGCCTTCACCATCGCCCGTGTGGCCGAAACAGAGTACCTTGCCACCTGGTCGCAGCTTCGAGAGGCCTTCAACGTCGATTTCATGGTGGGGGCCGACCACCTCACGGCCCGCAACATTGTCGAGGTCGTGGGGCTCCCTACGGCCCGCAACGTCGAGCATTTCGGGCAGGGCCGGGTCGTCATGGCCGAATTCACTGTGCCGGAGGCGAGCCCGATCGCCGGGAAAACCGTAGAGGACCTTCGCCTCACCGATGGGGTCAACTTCGTGGCGGTGTTCGACGACGAGCACATGGAGATTGTACGGGGGACCACCTGCCTCCGGCCCGGCATTCGCCTGCTGGTAATTGGGCGGCCGCGCCAAGTTGAGGAGTTCGCAGGCACCCTAACCCCAAAGACCAGCGTGCAGTCGGCACGCCGGATCATGATTCTGGGCGGGGGCGAGATCGGGTACCAGACGGCCCGGATGCTTGAACAGCGCGGCCTTCAGCCGCGCCTCGTCGAGAAAGACCCCGACCGGGCTCACGCCTTGGCTCAGGAGCTGCCGGACACACTCGTCCTCCAGGACGACGCGACAGACCCGAAGTTTTTGCGCCGGCAAGGGGTGGCGGACACCGACCTCGTGGTCTCGGCCCTCACGCCCGACGAGCGAAACCTCCTCACATCGACCCTGAGCCGCGACCTCGGGGCCGGTCGGGTGCTGTCCGTGGTCCATCGCGACGTGTATGAGTCGGTCTTCACGAGCAGCGGCATCGACACCACGGTCAACCCGCGCCGGGAAGTCATCGAGGAAATCCTGCGGCACACTCGCGTGCGCGGCATCGAGAAGATCACGTTCGTCGAGCGCGATCGCGGAGAGGTCGTCGAGGTGGAGCTCACGGCGGAGAGCCCTCTCGTGGGGCACCCGATTGAGGAGGCGGTTGAGACGGTGCCCCACAACTTCGTGTTGGGGGCGGTCATCCGGGACGGGGAGGTCCTCATCCCGCGGGGCCAGACCGTTCTGAAGTCCCGGGATCACCTCGTGATGTTCGTCGAGACCGACGTTTCGGCTGAAGTGTTGGAGGCATTATGA
- a CDS encoding PAS domain S-box protein, with translation MDDLWQQVASVFRVDDTGLSQNERSRIQDFRLLTLLGAIFVLLFGPLYAATNPGAIDPLWARLGVSGLLGGLVLTSALSRSVRHHFAQWLRGALFAVMVWLVATTTLNHFAAEFAVGLLLGYTIIVAFVGISAQSGRPVAWFSAFSLLLVAGGVGVSYVTGPGPKISPLILLAGIAGISLAEGVAIHRLLSTRQALRNREKQLHVITGNVSEGIYRSTPEDGLVYANQAFAELFGYESPEAILQADSASFYANPSDRQRLLEEEHKTDGLDQMEIRFCRKDGTPFIGLVSSTVVRDADGKPQYYDGAVTDITERKQRERRLRVLSEVVEQADDGIMVTALPKNGTPTFGDLAFANGKPDALVQKNGSSGDDANPPIVYANQAFEKMTGYREEELLGRTVEMLKGPETDPSVIGALQDADREERAWEGETVNYQKDGTPYVAHWNTTSVQAKEAEVEYRASIQRDVTDRREMEERLREQRSRLRGMANSIPGVTYQFYARPDGTRGCHFISEHAEDVLGLPADPEAFYEQFDERIPTPHRVRSQNEIENAIEQEIPWRIELPFDRPSGDRIWLLDTATPERRNGELVFNGVMIDITERKAAERALRDERDRFQSLFESLPTPIMRCTVEDGTSYVSTINEAFADTFGVDTEAVEGANIDAAIIPEDAEHGANALNRRAVQEGALKTEVRRLTDDGPRDFQLQATGRTRGDAPPEIHAIYTDITERTRLEETLTYRSDLESKIVDISTRFINTPIDDLDREIEAALQAIGAFVDADRSYVFLFDDEAATMSNTHEWRTESTASTQSRLQNIPYTETPWFMDRMRRREGPLRVPRIDDLPPKASGLQQRLEAGNVQSLLVLPMQNDQDLVGFVGFDAVQRQRDWDADTVMLLRVLADAISNALQRKTAEKEMLAAKEEAENANRMKSVFLANMSHEIRTPLTSIIGFAEAIGDELGDGAAGPVLRFAQLIEKSGNRLLETLDGVLNLSKLEADEMDLTIEPVNLTAQAEETADQFAPQAQNSGISLHTDIDDTPVWARADEGAVHIVLRNLISNAIKYTNEGGDVEVRVRDAAEAAVLAVEDTGIGMHPEQVTDLFKAFRQASEGLGREYEGTGLGLAVTKQAVDHMNGSIDVETEEGAGTLFVVRFPTAHPPSNLSS, from the coding sequence GTGGATGACCTCTGGCAACAGGTTGCTTCCGTCTTTCGTGTCGACGATACAGGCCTCTCTCAGAATGAACGATCCCGGATCCAGGACTTCCGCCTGCTGACCCTCCTCGGAGCTATTTTCGTGCTCCTCTTCGGCCCGCTCTACGCGGCCACCAACCCGGGGGCTATCGACCCGCTGTGGGCCCGTCTCGGGGTCTCTGGACTACTAGGGGGACTCGTTCTGACCTCCGCCCTGTCTCGTTCTGTGCGTCACCATTTTGCCCAGTGGCTGCGCGGGGCTCTCTTCGCCGTGATGGTCTGGCTGGTGGCCACCACCACCCTCAACCACTTCGCCGCGGAGTTTGCCGTTGGCCTTCTGCTGGGGTACACGATCATCGTTGCCTTCGTGGGGATAAGCGCACAGTCCGGGCGACCGGTCGCCTGGTTCTCGGCGTTCAGCCTCCTTCTGGTGGCGGGTGGTGTCGGCGTGTCTTACGTCACGGGCCCCGGCCCCAAAATCAGTCCGCTTATTCTGTTGGCGGGCATAGCGGGCATCTCCCTCGCGGAAGGCGTTGCCATCCATCGGCTGCTCTCAACACGGCAGGCCCTGCGCAACCGGGAGAAACAACTCCACGTCATTACCGGCAATGTCTCGGAAGGCATCTACCGGTCAACCCCCGAGGATGGGCTCGTTTACGCCAACCAGGCGTTTGCGGAGCTATTCGGGTACGAGAGTCCCGAGGCCATCCTGCAGGCCGACTCTGCGTCGTTTTACGCCAACCCGTCCGACCGCCAGCGCCTGCTGGAGGAAGAGCACAAGACCGACGGGCTCGATCAGATGGAGATTCGATTCTGTCGAAAGGACGGAACGCCATTCATCGGGCTCGTCAGCAGCACCGTGGTGCGTGACGCGGACGGGAAGCCGCAGTATTACGACGGGGCCGTCACGGACATCACCGAGCGAAAGCAGCGCGAGCGGCGGCTCCGCGTGTTGTCGGAGGTCGTGGAACAGGCCGACGACGGGATTATGGTGACCGCCCTGCCCAAAAATGGAACCCCAACGTTTGGGGACCTCGCCTTCGCCAACGGCAAGCCCGACGCCCTCGTCCAAAAAAACGGATCCTCGGGGGACGATGCGAACCCGCCCATCGTGTACGCCAACCAGGCGTTCGAGAAGATGACTGGCTACCGGGAGGAGGAGTTGCTCGGGCGCACCGTCGAGATGCTGAAGGGCCCCGAGACCGATCCGTCAGTTATCGGTGCCCTCCAGGACGCCGACAGGGAAGAGCGGGCATGGGAGGGGGAGACGGTCAACTACCAGAAGGACGGCACGCCGTATGTCGCCCACTGGAACACGACCTCCGTGCAGGCTAAGGAGGCGGAGGTCGAGTACCGCGCCTCCATTCAGCGGGACGTCACGGATCGACGCGAGATGGAGGAGCGCCTCCGCGAGCAACGGAGCCGCCTGCGAGGAATGGCTAACAGCATCCCCGGCGTCACCTACCAGTTCTATGCCCGCCCGGATGGGACACGGGGGTGTCACTTTATCAGCGAACACGCCGAGGACGTACTCGGGCTTCCCGCCGATCCGGAGGCATTCTACGAACAGTTCGACGAGCGCATCCCCACGCCTCACCGGGTCCGCTCGCAGAATGAGATCGAGAACGCCATCGAGCAGGAGATTCCCTGGCGGATCGAACTGCCGTTCGACCGGCCCTCCGGCGACCGCATCTGGCTCCTCGACACCGCCACCCCTGAACGGCGGAATGGAGAGCTCGTGTTCAACGGTGTCATGATCGACATCACCGAGCGCAAGGCGGCCGAGCGCGCGCTCCGGGACGAGCGTGACCGCTTCCAGAGTCTCTTTGAGAGCCTGCCCACGCCCATCATGCGCTGCACGGTGGAGGACGGCACGAGCTACGTATCGACGATCAACGAGGCCTTTGCGGACACCTTTGGCGTGGACACCGAAGCGGTGGAGGGCGCGAATATCGACGCCGCCATCATACCAGAGGACGCCGAGCACGGGGCCAACGCTCTCAATCGCCGCGCGGTGCAGGAGGGGGCACTGAAGACGGAAGTGCGCCGTCTCACCGACGACGGCCCTCGTGACTTTCAGCTCCAGGCGACCGGACGGACCCGCGGGGACGCTCCGCCGGAGATCCACGCCATCTACACCGACATCACTGAGCGGACCCGACTGGAGGAGACTCTCACCTACCGCTCCGACCTCGAGAGCAAGATTGTCGACATCTCCACCCGCTTCATCAATACGCCCATCGACGACCTGGACCGGGAGATTGAGGCCGCCCTTCAGGCCATCGGCGCCTTCGTGGACGCCGACCGGAGCTATGTCTTCCTGTTCGATGACGAAGCGGCCACCATGAGCAACACCCACGAGTGGCGGACCGAGTCGACGGCCTCCACGCAGTCCCGCCTCCAAAACATTCCGTACACGGAGACGCCCTGGTTCATGGACCGCATGCGCCGCCGGGAGGGGCCCCTGCGGGTGCCGCGGATCGACGACCTTCCCCCCAAGGCCTCCGGCTTGCAGCAGCGCCTGGAGGCCGGGAACGTGCAGTCCCTGCTCGTGCTGCCGATGCAGAACGACCAGGACCTGGTCGGCTTCGTCGGGTTCGACGCCGTGCAGCGGCAACGCGACTGGGACGCGGACACGGTGATGCTGCTTCGCGTGCTCGCCGACGCCATCTCCAACGCCCTCCAGCGAAAGACGGCGGAGAAGGAGATGCTGGCGGCCAAGGAGGAGGCGGAGAACGCAAACCGAATGAAGTCCGTCTTCCTGGCCAACATGAGCCACGAGATCCGGACGCCCCTCACCTCGATCATTGGCTTCGCAGAGGCCATCGGGGACGAACTCGGGGACGGAGCGGCGGGGCCGGTCCTGCGGTTTGCGCAGCTCATCGAGAAAAGCGGGAACCGGTTGCTCGAGACCCTCGACGGGGTCCTCAACCTCTCGAAGCTCGAGGCGGACGAGATGGACCTCACGATCGAGCCCGTCAACCTCACCGCGCAGGCCGAGGAGACCGCCGATCAGTTTGCCCCGCAGGCCCAGAATTCCGGAATTTCCCTCCACACGGACATCGACGACACTCCGGTGTGGGCTCGGGCCGACGAGGGGGCGGTGCACATCGTGCTGCGCAACCTCATTTCCAACGCCATCAAGTACACCAACGAGGGAGGCGACGTGGAGGTACGAGTGCGCGACGCCGCAGAGGCGGCCGTGCTGGCGGTAGAGGACACCGGCATCGGCATGCACCCCGAGCAGGTCACGGACCTGTTCAAGGCATTCCGACAGGCCTCCGAGGGACTCGGCCGCGAATACGAGGGTACGGGCCTGGGACTCGCCGTCACCAAACAGGCGGTCGATCACATGAACGGCTCCATCGATGTGGAGACGGAAGAGGGCGCCGGCACGCTTTTCGTTGTCCGCTTTCCGACTGCACACCCTCCCTCCAATCTGTCTTCCTGA
- a CDS encoding OsmC family protein gives MVQINTDYVGDLRSEAEHGPSGVTLTTDAPEDNHGEGRSFSPTDLVATALGTCIATILGIQADKHDLDLEGIEISVEKEMASNPRRIASLRTDVTMPVALDEQTRERVERAARHCPVDESIHSDIDVPITFHWPSEAPAS, from the coding sequence ATGGTTCAAATCAACACAGACTACGTTGGCGACTTGCGCTCCGAGGCCGAGCATGGGCCGTCCGGCGTGACTCTCACCACCGACGCGCCGGAAGACAACCACGGCGAGGGACGCTCCTTCTCGCCGACCGACCTCGTGGCCACGGCGCTGGGGACCTGCATTGCGACCATTCTTGGCATCCAGGCCGACAAACATGACCTGGACCTCGAAGGCATCGAGATTTCCGTCGAGAAAGAGATGGCGTCCAATCCGCGTCGCATCGCGTCGCTCCGGACCGACGTGACGATGCCGGTCGCCCTCGATGAGCAAACCCGCGAGCGTGTAGAGCGGGCCGCCCGCCATTGTCCGGTTGACGAGAGCATTCACTCAGACATCGATGTCCCGATCACCTTCCACTGGCCGAGTGAAGCCCCGGCGTCCTGA
- a CDS encoding amino acid permease, with product MASGSSDLQKTLSLYDVYSISTGAMFSSGFFLLPGIAAAETGPSVILAYLVAGLLILPSMYSMAELSTAMPKAGGTYYFLDRALGPLAGTVGGLGTWLALVFKSAFALIGMGAYLAIYADVPIKPLAAALTLAFGVLNVVGAKESSLLQRVLVTILVAVLGFYAAQGVLSVWGGQSAVGGAAGEFTPFFTDGARGFLATIGIVFVSYAGLTKVASVAEEVKNPDRNIPLGMGLSLLTATGIYVVGVAIMVAILPATDLQADLTPVYTSGEVFFNWLPYTLGPILIVVAAVAAFASTGNAGIMSASRYPLAMARDRLLPDGFARIGRFNTPTRSVVVTVGLMLIIIFALSEQGVAKLASAFQLLIFALLNFAVIVMRESEIPSYAPGYRSPFYPWMQVAGIAIPFFLISEMGTLAILFTGAVVLVGVGWYFYYASDVPREGAIFHLFARLGKQRYDGLDRELQTILEEKGVGHDTEFDRLVAESDVIHLDDPVPYSGVVEDVSNRLAEELGVSTATLEHGFLEGAPYSAVSVSHGAALPYCRLDGISESKMVMVHCQSGICVDLEDEIEELDRSEPVYAFFFLVSPKDDEGEHLRTLATLANRTDEEQFLVEWRAATDEQEVKESLLHHERYLTLNLLSGTNTDEFIGRTVADLNLPAGVLVALVRRDGQITVPSGTTRLEEGDRVTIIGNPAGIDRLYELYRAGEQEGVVQ from the coding sequence ATGGCTTCGGGCTCCTCGGACCTTCAGAAAACCCTGTCTCTCTATGACGTCTACTCGATCAGTACAGGGGCGATGTTTAGCTCCGGGTTCTTTCTGCTGCCCGGCATCGCGGCGGCGGAGACGGGGCCTTCGGTAATCCTCGCGTACCTGGTGGCGGGCCTGCTCATCCTGCCATCCATGTACAGCATGGCGGAGCTGTCCACGGCCATGCCCAAGGCGGGGGGCACGTACTACTTTCTCGACCGGGCCCTCGGCCCCCTCGCGGGCACGGTGGGCGGCCTGGGCACCTGGCTCGCGCTCGTCTTCAAGAGCGCGTTCGCCCTGATTGGAATGGGCGCCTACCTTGCGATCTACGCAGACGTGCCCATCAAGCCCCTGGCGGCGGCGCTCACGCTGGCCTTCGGGGTGCTCAACGTGGTTGGGGCCAAGGAAAGCAGCCTGCTGCAGCGGGTGCTGGTGACAATACTGGTGGCCGTGCTTGGGTTCTACGCCGCGCAGGGCGTCCTGTCGGTCTGGGGCGGGCAGAGTGCGGTCGGCGGCGCGGCCGGCGAGTTCACGCCCTTCTTTACGGACGGGGCGCGCGGCTTTCTCGCCACCATCGGGATCGTCTTCGTCTCGTACGCCGGCCTTACGAAGGTGGCCAGCGTGGCCGAAGAGGTCAAGAATCCGGACCGCAACATTCCCCTGGGCATGGGCCTGTCGCTACTCACAGCCACGGGCATTTACGTGGTGGGCGTGGCGATTATGGTAGCCATCCTGCCGGCCACGGACCTTCAGGCCGACCTGACGCCCGTGTACACCTCCGGTGAGGTCTTCTTCAACTGGCTCCCGTACACCCTGGGGCCGATCCTGATCGTCGTCGCGGCCGTCGCGGCGTTCGCCTCCACCGGCAACGCCGGCATCATGTCGGCCTCGCGCTACCCACTGGCCATGGCCCGCGATCGCCTGCTGCCCGACGGCTTCGCCCGGATCGGTCGTTTCAACACGCCCACCCGCTCGGTCGTGGTGACGGTGGGGCTGATGCTCATCATTATCTTCGCGCTCTCTGAACAGGGCGTGGCCAAGCTGGCCAGTGCATTCCAGCTCCTGATCTTTGCGCTCCTCAACTTCGCGGTCATCGTGATGCGGGAGAGCGAAATCCCGTCCTATGCGCCGGGCTACCGGTCGCCGTTCTACCCGTGGATGCAGGTGGCGGGCATCGCCATTCCCTTCTTCCTCATCTCGGAGATGGGAACGCTGGCCATCCTCTTCACGGGCGCGGTGGTGCTCGTCGGCGTGGGCTGGTACTTCTACTATGCCTCCGACGTCCCCCGTGAGGGCGCGATCTTTCACCTCTTTGCCCGCCTCGGCAAGCAGCGCTACGACGGCCTCGACCGGGAGCTGCAGACCATTCTCGAAGAGAAGGGCGTGGGGCACGACACCGAGTTTGACCGGCTCGTGGCCGAGTCGGACGTTATTCACCTCGACGACCCGGTCCCCTACTCGGGCGTGGTGGAGGACGTGTCGAACCGACTCGCTGAGGAGCTTGGCGTCTCCACCGCAACCCTTGAACATGGGTTTTTGGAAGGAGCCCCTTACAGTGCCGTTTCCGTCTCTCACGGGGCCGCCCTGCCGTACTGTCGCCTCGACGGGATCAGCGAGTCGAAGATGGTGATGGTACACTGCCAGTCCGGAATCTGCGTCGACCTGGAGGACGAGATCGAGGAGCTGGACCGCTCCGAGCCGGTGTACGCCTTCTTCTTCCTCGTCAGCCCGAAGGACGACGAGGGCGAGCACCTTCGTACGCTGGCCACCCTCGCCAACCGGACCGACGAGGAGCAATTTCTCGTGGAGTGGCGCGCGGCAACCGACGAGCAGGAGGTCAAGGAGAGCCTGCTCCACCACGAGCGCTACCTCACGCTCAACCTCCTTTCCGGGACCAACACGGACGAGTTCATCGGCCGGACCGTGGCCGACCTGAATCTACCAGCGGGCGTGCTGGTGGCTCTTGTGCGGCGTGACGGACAGATTACCGTGCCCTCCGGCACCACGCGCCTGGAGGAAGGGGACCGCGTGACCATTATCGGCAATCCGGCCGGCATCGACCGGCTCTATGAGCTGTACCGTGCGGGCGAGCAGGAAGGCGTCGTCCAGTAG
- a CDS encoding CBS domain-containing protein — protein sequence MNPRDGLLDTRVKDIIQSKSALADDGNVLTTSPSSTVFECIGRMVDRDVGSIVVMEDDIIAGLFTERNYMQSIALEGRSSDETEVREVMTEDVAIVRPDMPLEECLRLMTKLRCRHLPVVDEDGDLIGIVSIGDGVKQIIETAQRETSRLRQYVTGTYAE from the coding sequence ATGAACCCACGAGATGGCCTTCTTGACACCCGAGTGAAAGACATTATTCAGTCCAAGTCCGCCCTGGCCGACGACGGCAACGTCCTCACCACGAGCCCTTCGTCGACAGTGTTCGAGTGCATCGGTCGGATGGTCGACCGCGACGTTGGATCCATCGTGGTGATGGAAGACGACATCATCGCCGGCCTCTTCACCGAGCGAAATTACATGCAGAGCATCGCTCTGGAAGGCCGGAGTTCAGACGAGACAGAGGTCCGGGAGGTAATGACCGAGGACGTAGCGATCGTCCGTCCCGACATGCCGCTCGAGGAATGCTTGCGTCTGATGACCAAGCTCCGATGCCGCCACCTTCCGGTGGTTGACGAGGACGGGGATCTAATCGGCATTGTCTCGATCGGGGACGGCGTAAAGCAGATTATCGAGACGGCCCAGAGAGAGACCAGCCGGCTTCGCCAGTACGTCACGGGGACGTACGCTGAATAG
- a CDS encoding shikimate dehydrogenase: MPLDATTQLVTLLGHPVEHSLSPRIHNTAFRAQDVNAAYVATPVRPEALEDAVAGLRALQFLGANVTTPHKEAVLPFLDEVTERARALGAVNTIVREDDRLHGDNTDVAGFLHPLTDRGDDALEGASMLVFGAGGAARAVVYGLLSHYGPERLTIVARRPEQAEGLAADLADHDPDEALRVSSFEEAALSVRTSRLVVNATPLGMAPDRREQTPWPNPVDFSADHVVYDLVYTPRETRLLREAAAEGATPIAGLDMLVEQAAAAYRQWTTRDMPRPAVHDALRAD; this comes from the coding sequence GTGCCCCTCGACGCCACGACCCAACTCGTAACCCTACTCGGCCACCCAGTCGAGCACTCCCTCTCGCCCCGCATCCACAATACGGCCTTCCGGGCGCAGGACGTAAACGCCGCTTACGTCGCCACGCCAGTGCGGCCGGAGGCCCTCGAAGACGCCGTGGCCGGCCTCCGGGCGCTTCAGTTTCTTGGGGCCAACGTGACAACGCCCCACAAAGAGGCCGTGCTTCCCTTCCTCGACGAGGTGACGGAGCGCGCGCGGGCCCTGGGGGCCGTCAATACGATCGTCCGGGAGGACGACCGCCTGCACGGCGACAACACGGACGTTGCGGGCTTCCTGCACCCCCTGACGGACCGCGGGGATGACGCACTTGAGGGCGCATCGATGCTTGTGTTCGGGGCCGGTGGCGCCGCCCGGGCGGTCGTCTACGGGCTCTTGAGTCACTACGGCCCGGAACGCCTTACGATCGTGGCCCGCCGCCCCGAACAGGCCGAGGGGCTGGCCGCCGATCTGGCCGACCATGATCCCGACGAGGCTCTCCGCGTATCTTCGTTCGAGGAGGCGGCGCTGTCGGTCCGGACGAGCCGGCTCGTCGTGAACGCCACCCCACTGGGCATGGCCCCGGACCGCCGCGAGCAAACCCCGTGGCCGAACCCCGTGGACTTCAGTGCCGATCATGTCGTCTACGACCTCGTGTACACCCCCAGGGAGACCCGGCTCTTGCGCGAGGCTGCCGCCGAAGGGGCGACTCCCATTGCGGGACTGGACATGCTCGTGGAGCAGGCCGCCGCGGCCTATCGGCAGTGGACTACTCGCGATATGCCCCGGCCGGCGGTGCACGACGCGCTTCGTGCCGATTAG